One window of the Perca flavescens isolate YP-PL-M2 chromosome 5, PFLA_1.0, whole genome shotgun sequence genome contains the following:
- the LOC114555228 gene encoding uncharacterized protein LOC114555228: MVTALTAMCFRSVRVRVKLFSIQVHVEGQAVRYSTCECPIGRDKCHHMAALLIWVEKNVSRTDVECVWKKANAPKGDDIATKRVSEMTPSTTRAGIKRPVTQEDKEWAQASLLQLGRFTGMGWILSPETPQTLPIKMFDGLVTSPGFVQAEDKALYVLSMLAVNDQEKQQIEEATVGQAKNSLWFTYRKKRITASNFGLVLAAVKRKSYPPSLFKTLLGQYNLKEGSKVSCS, translated from the exons ATGGTAACAGCGCTGACAGCAATGTGTTTTAGAAGtgttagggtgagggttaaaTTGTTTTCAATACAGGTGCACGTTGAGGGCCAGGCAGTCAGGTACAGCACATGCGAGTGCCCAATCGGCAGAGACAAGTGCCATCATATGGCAGCTTTGTTGATTTGGGTTGAGAAAAATGTGTCCCGCACCGACGTGGAATGTGTGTGGAAGAAGGCCAACGCTCCGAAGGGGGACGACATTGCAACCAAGAGAGTGTCAGAGATGACACCATCCACAACACGAG CTGGCATCAAAAGACCTGTCACCCAGGAGGACAAAGAATGGGCTCAGGCATCCTTGTTACAGCTTGGGCGTTTTACAGGGATGGGGTGGATTTTGAGTCCAGAGACACCTCAG ACTCTCCCAATCAAGATGTTTGATGGGCTGGTGACCAGCCCAGGTTTTGTCCAAGCTGAGGACAAGGCTCTATATGTGCTGTCAATGCTTGCTGTCAATGATCAGGAGAAGCAGCAGATTGAGGAAGCAACTGTTGGCCAGGCTAAGAACTCATTATG GTTTACATATCGCAAGAAAAGGATAACAGCAAGTAACTTTGGTTTGGTCTTGGCAGCAGTCAAGCGGAAGTCTTACCCGCCTTCCTTATTCAAAACCCTGCTTGGCCAGTACAACCTCAAAGAAGGATCTAAAGTAAGCTGTAGTTAA